In Prosthecobacter dejongeii, the DNA window GAGTGGAACGAGGCTTATGCCCGTCTCGCCGATTATTTCCGCTCCTACCAACTGCACAATCGTATCCGCCGCACGCAGCTCATTCTTGAGACCTTGCGACGTGCGGCTGAGGCCCATAAAAAAGACCCGAAACGCACGCCCACGGCGCATAGCATCGAGCAAGCACGCGCGATGATGCATGAATGGCTAGCGGCGATTTACAGCGACATGAATCTCAATGCCTCGCAGCTAGAGGCTGCGGGCCGCCTGGGCTTCCACCTCAGTGGGGGGCCTGCGCGCTGGCCTAACTTCTTTCTCGACAAAGAAAATCTGCCGAAGGATATGACCGAGGCCATGCGTGCAGCGGTGCGCACCTCGGGGCCAGGCATGCAGGTCAGTAAAATGACCCCGCGTGACATGGACCTGGGCATCGTTTCTGAAGTGGCTGAGGACACCTTTGACCGCCTAGGCCGCCACCCCCTCCTGCGTTATTCCATTCTTGTCAGCATCGTGGGGGGCGTGCTGGGTTACCTTTACTTTCTTCTCGGATGAGCATGATCGGAGCTAGTACGGCCAATCTCAATCTTACGGCGGGGATGCCGCCCCCGCGCATCGCCCGGACACGGCGCGCCACGTTCTTTTCATTCGTCGGTCTGGGCACCATCGTTGGTGTGTGGCTGATGTACGTTTATCTGTCTGAGCACGGCATGCGGTGGTCTGAATGGGGCCTCTTGGCAGTTTTTGTCCCACTGTATTACCAGCTCAATGTGGGTTTCTGGACAGCGCTCTTCGGTGTGTGGTTGATGAATCGGCCCAAGCCAGATCCACTGGATCTCTGGCGCACCTTGAAGCCTGAGGACCTGGAGGAGGACATCACGGCCAGTACCGCCATCATCATGCCCGTTTTCAATGAAGACGTGACACGGGTGTTTGAAGGGCTGCGTGCCATTTACCTCTCGCTGGAGCAAACCGGCCAATCCAAAAACTATGACTTCTTCATTCTCAGTGACTCGAATCAGACGAGCCAGTGGATCGAAGAGGAAACGGCCTGGCTAGAACTTTGCCGTCAGCTCAATGCCTTTGGTCGTATTTTCTACCGCAAGCGGCGCAAGCCTATCAACCGCAAGAGTGGTAACGTCAGTGACTTCTGCCGCCGCTGGGGCAAGCGCTACCGCTACATGCTCGTCCTGGATGCAGACAGCCTGATGTCCGGTGGCCTGCTCACCAGCATGGTGCGGATCATGGAGAAGAATCCTGGGATCGGCATCCTGCAGACGTTTCCCAAACAAATCGGAGCGGAGACTCTGCTGGGTCGTGTGATGCAGTTTTCCCAAGCCCTGTATGGCCCTCCTTTCATGGCGGGTCTGGACTACTGGCAGTGCGGTGAGGCGAACTTCTGGGGGCACAACGCCATCATTCGCCTAGAGCCCTTCATTAAAAACTGTGCGCTCCCTGCCCTGCCTGGTAAGGAACCCTTCGGTGGTCACATCTTGAGTCATGACTTTGTGGAAGCCGCTCTCATGCGCAAGGCGGGCTACGCGGTGCGTCTGCTGAATACCAACCGAGGTAGCTATGAAGAAGGCCCGCCCACTTTGGTGGACATGCTGAAGCGTGACCGCCGTTGGTGCCAGGGGAACATGCAGCATTTTTGGCTGCTGTTTGCCAAAGGCTGGCACCCGATGAGTCGGTTGAATTTCCTCCACGGCATCCTCAGCTATGCGAGCAGCCTGCTGTGGTTCCTCTTTTTGGTCTTTTCCACCTTCTTAGCAGCGACCCGCCTGCCGCATGACAATCCGCAGTCCATCCTGGCCGAGCAAATTTTGTTAGGTGTGACCATCATGCTCATCTTCCTGCCCAAAGTCACCATCCTT includes these proteins:
- the mdoH gene encoding glucans biosynthesis glucosyltransferase MdoH, translating into MIGASTANLNLTAGMPPPRIARTRRATFFSFVGLGTIVGVWLMYVYLSEHGMRWSEWGLLAVFVPLYYQLNVGFWTALFGVWLMNRPKPDPLDLWRTLKPEDLEEDITASTAIIMPVFNEDVTRVFEGLRAIYLSLEQTGQSKNYDFFILSDSNQTSQWIEEETAWLELCRQLNAFGRIFYRKRRKPINRKSGNVSDFCRRWGKRYRYMLVLDADSLMSGGLLTSMVRIMEKNPGIGILQTFPKQIGAETLLGRVMQFSQALYGPPFMAGLDYWQCGEANFWGHNAIIRLEPFIKNCALPALPGKEPFGGHILSHDFVEAALMRKAGYAVRLLNTNRGSYEEGPPTLVDMLKRDRRWCQGNMQHFWLLFAKGWHPMSRLNFLHGILSYASSLLWFLFLVFSTFLAATRLPHDNPQSILAEQILLGVTIMLIFLPKVTILLDEVITGRLFKPLNRRLMTFVSSMADTVVFTLMAPVLMIFHSQFVVYTVLGKGVRWVTQRRKIDGGVDWAEVFFTFWPVTVISVVWGVIGWFVSHSFLMWISPILGALFLAIPVALLVSGGSSGFRFGLFTTPEETDPPGVLAMMNENLQEIKGRIHLPPELEKHHGLLQVCLDPYVNGLHVSLLRRRKNIHVSRAYLDQLASRLIHEGPQCLNPQEIKAMIHDTETVTDLHYRLWSARDHELAPFWAIAIRQYNLAASSPFTHTLAQRGAVAA